GCATAAGATTTTACTCgatatattttgttttctttactTATTGAATTAGCTTTTGATACAATTGACCTTAGAAATTAAGTGGACTCTGCTCACAGTAAAATTGCATGAGTGTTGAGAAGTTTATTCGTGGTAAGAGCAAGCATCATTCCTCACCTCTGCATCAATCAATTTGGAAAAGAGAAAGTATCATCCCTTACCTCTGCATCAAAGCCCAAATGGATATGCATGAAAGATTCACATTGTGGTGTTGTGTTAATCCTATCTATATAGGATTTTGGAAGAGCTTCCTTAGGTAACAGGCCCAAAGTATCCCACATAGATGCATTGCTGATAACAGCCTTTCTAGCACGTATAAACTGCACAATAAAATTGTTCTTTTGAGTATAGAAAATCATTACAGTAgcttcttatttattatttatcagttAAAGATCAATTATACTTACTTGGCCACTTCTCAACTCGACTCCAATCGCTGTATTGTTTTCAACAACAATTTTTTCCACATGGCTTCTTAAAGAAAGCCGTCCATTAAACTTCTGCAATCCTCGGACAAGAGCATCAACAACAGCACCACTTCCATGAAGGGGGTACTCCAGAGTGCAACCTGGCTTATACCATTCCGCAAACATGTAAATCTGCAAGACATGGAAGACGAAAGATAAGTTATCAACAAAATGACTCACTAGTATTACTACATTTCTACTAacatttatgtatatatagaaAACTATCTCTTACATTCCACATTCTCAAAAAGGAACTTGTTTAGACTTAAATAAGCAATAGTTACCATCTCTGCTGAGAGTATACCATTAGATTTCACCCCCGCAAGAAGGAAAGCCAAAAGGTCGACCCAGTTGCGTATGAAAGGATCTTTAAGCTCCAAAGAGTCGACAATTTCAGAGAAGGGCCTAAGAAGCTTTGTGGCACCTAATGCTCCCCGAGGTCCCATCTGAACAAAAGATTTTAACAGGGAAGGAGCATATCTAGTTGCAGCAGTAGAGATAACACCAAGATCGCCTCGGATAGATAAAGGAGGTAGAGCCATTGCAGCTGAAGACAGTGGAAGTATGGCATCCTGTGGCAGAGTCACATTTTAACttgaaagataataaaaacAGTAATGAAGAAGCTACATtgtgaaaattttaattacgTTTGGAATTGCAAGTTctataattgaaataagagTTCTATAAAACAAAGGATTCAGTAGTTAGACAGTTGATATCCAGAGACTGAAAAAGGATGCAAGGGTTTGGATTGATTTCAATATGCAAAACAAATGAATAAGAGAAAGTTAGCTTTGCTTACAAGAAGTTTCTTCCACTCTTGTACTGCATTGGGTCCTGCATACGTTTCAAGGTcctaaaagaagaaggaaaaagctTCATTATGCACAAATTTCTTTGTTCCAAGAGCTTAATGCTATAGACGGCATGATAACACGGAAAGAATGAAATCTTTTTGGATGAGATTAATGGATGAGATACTAAATGGGTTGCAAAATATATGACACTATACCTAGATATACTGActtctcaataaaataaatggctGGTATGTGGAGATTAATGAAGAGAACCCACCTTGTAAAATTCTGTGGGGCCAATCCGTGACAAGAATTCACCTTCAGGTACATAGACCATCCAAGAGTCATATTTCACACATGGAAGAGACTCACCTAGTGCATCCAAAACCTGAAAAAGGAGAATTTCATGACACATGTTAATAGTGAACCACAGATGCCATTAACTTCTTAAGATTGCAAATGGTTATAGCCCCATCCACGAAAACCAAGTTTGCCTGAATATAATCACTAGCTACTAAACTATCTTAATTAAGTCATCAATAGATCATTGattacagaatcaataaaatcaagaACTATCTCAATATAAGCCTCACGCGCACACACCACAAACAAGTGAGTTAGTTAAATCACATACACAAAGggaaaaactttaaaatttattcttgATATCTCAAGAATAAGTGGAAATGACTAATAAGCATTAGTTGAGTGCTACTGGAGTCATCACCGGGACAGCTAGGTCATAAGTTCAAACTCTAGTCAGAGGccaattaaaaggaaaaatgtataaattgaaccaaataaagaaagtaaataaagaagaaattacCTGAGCAAGAGGATTAGCCTGGGGACCTCTAGATTGAAAACCAGAGAACAAGGAAGGACCAGAATCAAACTTATAACCTTTAATCTCAAAAGAATGAGCAGCACCTCCAGGAAGATCATGACTTTCTAAAACAAGAACATCCTGTTGGTATCTAGCCAGAAGTCCACCACAACACAATCCACCAATACCACTTCCAATCACAATAATATCTGCCTCTGCCTTCCCTGCACTTCAATTCTATTAAAACATTCAGAAAAGCCAAATTCCAAGCAAAAGACAAAATTTAGTAGTAAGGGAAGTGAGAGAGACCTTTGAAAGATGTCTTGCTGTCATCGACCAACAGAGTGCCATTGGAAGAGGGAACACTGGCATTACCATTGGAACTTCGCGCCATAACTGTTTTTCTGTAATTAATAGAGCGTTTTTTGGAAGTGGAAAAGAGGGAAGGACATTGGGGGATGAAACTAGGGGACACAGATAATGCCATCGTCAGGAATTACTGGGAGACAAAAGATTGGCCCTTTTTTAACTCAACGAAACATCAAAGAACTTTTGTAGCAGCGGCAGCAGCTAAGATGTctacctctctctctctgtacTCTGCTATAAGAGTTCTTGTAGTTTTAGAGCTATCCACGTCAGTAACGGTTTGAGTTTGTTTTCTGTTggcagtttttcttttttctttttgcagcTGCAGAGATTTTCACTTGCCCATTCGTTTTTATTGGgctattttaaaagtaaaacaaaataaaaatgtcaCATTTAAAACTCATTTGTATAGTATATATTTCCAATAATAGTTCGTTTAAAGAAGGCAGTGTTCTAGGTATCTCCATTCAGAAAAACTTTAAGgcttaattattagttaaattttaaattttataaattttatttaattattttaaatttttaaaatatatattcaaatttttcatttttttaaaaaaatattttaaaattttaaaataaaaaatagtatgaCAAATCAATTATGTTaactagaaaaaaatattagtgaATTAGGAAAATATCTATTGcattaaatgtaaaatatgtaaaaagaTACACATgcaaatatgatattttaaaactctaaaattgtCATggtgatatattttaaatattatttattttggaatactttttataactaatttattgaattaaaatcttaaataaatattttttaaattacaatattatatttgaagtAATGACGGCACATATTTTTAGGTTTTTGAAAAACATAATAGCTATATAATAACtaactattttctttattttatcaaaatttaattatttattacattttaatttatgaattattttacaGTCATTTACcttcataatttaaattaagtaaaaattatatttatcataaattgttataatatttttatatttttctaaaaatataatacaatatatctaaaagtaataaacatcctaaaataaaaaaaaatataaaattaatatttgagtatattttttattacttttgatataaattattatgaggtttcatgttttttaaaattaaaatatataatatatcttgaaataataaataccttaaaataaaaaaataatataagtttaatatttccgtaaatttcttattgattttcttcttgacttttttttaagaaattataaaattacttatattatttcataattttcttaCCATTATTCTTTACTTTTGATGCTATAATAGCATGAAATTCTATGCAAATCACTTTTTAGTTGTAATCAAgactttaataattttttatttttaattattttctgcatcaacaaaacaaataaaaatataaccatAATCAagcacaaaaaaaataaatctaaatggtaaaaataatttttttaatataggaactaattctaatattttagatCTTCTTCAATacgtaaataataattcaagaaactggaaataatttttcaataaaaaactcaatttctaaaattttagaatttcttcaacaagtaaataacaattcaaaaaaaaattaaagatactTCTTCGTACATCTAAACATCAAccatatatatcaataaaatcattcaATTAAGGAAAacgtaaataaataaaaacttaaattgACACAAAACAATCATAATGAAACTACAAATGTAGTccacaaaaaatataaatatcaatatatatattaaaaaaaaccaaaataatttcttacatAAAGTtgtaaaaaatcaaatttttacaaagaacaaaatctaataaagtttaagaaaatcagaaagacaataattttcttttacataataaagagaaataaaatgagaatgattaaaaagaaaagaaaagagaaaataaattaagacctaaaataaaaaagaacaatgaaaataaaaaaattaaaagcaatTATTCTTAGatataaaaatcaacaaaatataaactaaacaTCAACTAGTTATACTACATAGAAAGCACtcaattgattttattttttcttttgtttctataGACCATCAACTAATGAAacctattatttatttttcaattttgttcTGCATAtgtattaaagaaaaaaagaagttacTTTTGTAGATgtatataaattgaatatgGTTGGATTCTTATTGTTTGTtgtaataatatgaatttttattttatttaaatattatttttaagaaaattttagtaatttaatatttttaaagcaCTAATTTTTTTGAGGTATGTTTAGACgccctaatttatttttattagttatatttaagttattatatttttcttaaattattgtattttagtatattacattttatttttatttctattttaatttatgtagctatcatattgtaaaaataatcCTCAAATAATTGCACAAATACTAAGAAGAATTTTACTAGCCTCAACATACTAAAGCatccaataaaatattatgcaAAAATTATATCGGATAACTCAATAAAAgcaatgaattttaaataaaatattaatgtgTTTAAATTACTAATTCAACATGgtaagataatatttatatactgataaaataataagatattaatttttttaattttattaaaattttaaaaacatcttagtaaattagtatttaaggTATGATTTTTTCGgagattaaaagaattttaactAATCAGTCCtcataattaatctttttcttattttctcaaaataataatatgctATTTGATTTCTATTGATtgaagataattttataattttttaaattcgatttaatcatatatatatagaaaaatatgtgttttgatctaatttatattaattattattaatgagtATAGACTAGTGTTAATTAGttttgattataattaatttttttaaaataaaaataaaatattaagaaacaGATTTTATTGTAGTATTGATTTTCATTTAGAGATCTTAGAGAATTTTCTCATTACAACAAATTCCCTCTTaggtctctctctctctctctctctctctctctctctcccgcACATGAGGTATAAATGTTAAACAAAAGCCGTAAATTtatactccttttattttcttccttttccttccAATTACCCTCCATTTTAGTCTCTTTCCTTCCTTTACGATTCTTCTGATTACCCTCCACTTTATTATCTTCCTTCCCTTCATTCATGCGTGATattagagagaaaataaaagttcatTTGCATTGCCAAACAAATAGACAAGAATCAAATTATCTAAAGCTGGGACCTTAAGATTGCACCAAAAACAAGTTTCCATTTAACAAAAGATCCAGTTAGTTCCTACTCATCTTATAAAACATCAATCATCATTCACGCTCAAGTCACACTCCATTTCACCATCAACATTTACATGCTGCTCTCGGCTCAGCTGGCCAAGCATCCCCCTGTCATCTTTGACTAAGATCGGGATTTCTTCAAACCCTCCCAGTACTGCATCACTGACATCAACTCCCACTTTTCTTTCTGGTTTCCCAAGGAGAGCCTACTCCGCTGCTTAAACTTTTATCACACCTGACCATCTGTTAAGTTAAAAAGAGACTAGCCACCAAAATTTCATGGGACTTATTATGAATCTGCCAATGCGATCACATAGGCAATGGCGTCCTAATCGTACACTGAACAGCGCGCGCAcacacataaatatataaataatgtatGTATTTATGTACATTAACAAAAGACATTAAATCATTTATGTTATGTTAACTAATGGCGTACCTTGTGAAGAATCTAGACCCTATTTGTGTAGACTGAGATGCAGATGAAGACAGGGATTCGTCACTTGCATATGAGACATCTGTCCGACGAAGAGGAGTCCATCCTTATTTCTTGTGAGCTTTTCCTGCTTCTCGCCAGAAAAACCATGCAAATCATTGCCAACAAATTTGTCATCTGAAGATCCATTTACATCCTTCAAGACCAGCTGCCCACGTGGAGGTCGCTGAAGACGTTTCTCCTTTTCTAAATTGGAGGATTGAATTTGCTGCTCAGATTGGACCCTAGAAGATTGATTTTGGCGTGAATCCTTGTTTAGAAGTATGTTTCTGATTATCCTTCCACTGGCCTCATGTTGCTGTCTCTGTTTTATAGTTGAACTAGTCACATTTTTATCAAATGATGGTGCATTCTGCTTTGACATGCCACCAGACAACTGAACAATTAATAAACACAAGTACTATAATTCTGGAAAGCAAAATAGTTTATGTTTACATTTTGAGCATGGTTTTGGGGACTGGAAATTAGATTCATAGAAGTGGTCAAGTACAAATCATTCAATAGAAACTTGTATTTATGAATGAAATATTGATGTTCACAGAACTGAATGCATCACTCAATGATAATGCCTCAAATCATTCCAACCTTCACTAGATCATTTGCAAGGCCAGCAACAAGAGGTGCCTCTGGTCCAACAACAACCAGTCCTACACCCCATTTGTGGCAGAAAGAAATCACAGCTGAACTATCAAAGATGTCAAGATCTGGAATACAAGTAGCATTTCCAGAGTTGGAAATCCCCACATTGCCAGCTGCACAGAAGACAGCATCACAAGAGGGAGATTGTTGCAAGGCATAGCAAAGTGCATGTTCTCTTCCCCCTCCACCAATAAGCAACACAACCAGTCTCTCTTCCGCAAataaacaacaacaaataatTCATAGACCATTATAATCCAATactttatcattctttaacCTATAAAAACAAAACCTTAACAAATAATTCTCCCTGGTTCCATAAAAATTCTTcaattctaaaagaaaaggtaattTAACACtaaaaactataataaagtTCATCAACATGTTCATTTCATTGGGTTATTTCAATTTACAATGCAGAAAAGTTGACCTAAATCCAGTAAACACAATTAAAATTCTTCgaccataaaaataacaatagaagacaagaaaatatcctttataacaataacaataaatgcCAAGATAGTATCCTTAAATAGCTCCATGGGGAACTTAAAGAACAAGTACAATAAAGAAAAGCCCTCTTTTCTCTTCCAGAACAAAGATAAAACATCCCATCCATAAATTAGATTATCTGTCTAACTCTAAGGTAATACAGATCAATCAATGATGCAATTTGTCATACCAATAATGATGAGTTCATCACAAGACTAACCATAAGAACTAGCTGTCTTTGCTATCATATAAGGTATCTTATCAtgcagaaagaaaataaaaaacctCAGCACCAATCAAGAGCTAAACATAgaaataactgaaactaatctTGCAAAACCTATCAAACATCCTGATTGTCAGTAAACTCCTCATTACTGATTTCAAACAAATTCTTCAAAACTAAGAGTGTTGAACCACCAAGAAACAAATACTTGTTGTCGTGTACCTTCTCTTATGCTTATTTAAATAAGCTTTTAGAACAAATATTCTATCAAAGAGACGATCTTACCCAAACAGCATTTCcaaatctaaatttttcaGCTACAAACATATTCAAATCATATGCCACCATAATCACgcagaaaagataaaattacaaaagaaaaacatcatAAGAACAAAAACCCAGTACATTTCTCATAGAATTGCAGTACAAAATTTGGAACAAATCATGTTTGCAagagttacttcttttttaattatgaggttttttttttttaaatacaattCATTGTGGAATAGAAAATTCCAATTTTATATCAGTCAATGATTG
The nucleotide sequence above comes from Ricinus communis isolate WT05 ecotype wild-type chromosome 6, ASM1957865v1, whole genome shotgun sequence. Encoded proteins:
- the LOC107261829 gene encoding uncharacterized protein LOC107261829 isoform X2 produces the protein MASTTAASLHNILSATSPTSPRLDVLWQQQKQTPVESQSKLQLQNHYPMNAPSFDKNVTSSTIKQRQQHEASGRIIRNILLNKDSRQNQSSRVQSEQQIQSSNLEKEKRLQRPPRGQLVLKDVNGSSDDKFVGNDLHGFSGEKQEKLTRNKDGLLFVGQMSHMQVTNPCLHLHLSLHK
- the LOC107261829 gene encoding uncharacterized protein LOC107261829 isoform X3; this encodes MASTTAASLHNILSATSPTSPRLDVLWQQQKQTPVESQSKLQLQNHYPMRQQHEASGRIIRNILLNKDSRQNQSSRVQSEQQIQSSNLEKEKRLQRPPRGQLVLKDVNGSSDDKFVGNDLHGFSGEKQEKLTRNKDGLLFVGQMSHMQVTNPCLHLHLSLHK
- the LOC107261829 gene encoding uncharacterized protein LOC107261829 isoform X1 produces the protein MASTTAASLHNILSATSPTSPRLDVLWQQQKQTPVESQSKLQLQNHYPMLSGGMSKQNAPSFDKNVTSSTIKQRQQHEASGRIIRNILLNKDSRQNQSSRVQSEQQIQSSNLEKEKRLQRPPRGQLVLKDVNGSSDDKFVGNDLHGFSGEKQEKLTRNKDGLLFVGQMSHMQVTNPCLHLHLSLHK
- the LOC8263265 gene encoding prolycopene isomerase, chloroplastic; this encodes MALSVSPSFIPQCPSLFSTSKKRSINYRKTVMARSSNGNASVPSSNGTLLVDDSKTSFKGKAEADIIVIGSGIGGLCCGGLLARYQQDVLVLESHDLPGGAAHSFEIKGYKFDSGPSLFSGFQSRGPQANPLAQVLDALGESLPCVKYDSWMVYVPEGEFLSRIGPTEFYKDLETYAGPNAVQEWKKLLDAILPLSSAAMALPPLSIRGDLGVISTAATRYAPSLLKSFVQMGPRGALGATKLLRPFSEIVDSLELKDPFIRNWVDLLAFLLAGVKSNGILSAEMIYMFAEWYKPGCTLEYPLHGSGAVVDALVRGLQKFNGRLSLRSHVEKIVVENNTAIGVELRSGQFIRARKAVISNASMWDTLGLLPKEALPKSYIDRINTTPQCESFMHIHLGFDAEGIREDLGIHHIVVNDWDRGVDADQNVVLISVPSVLSPDLAPPGKHVLHAYTPGTEPFELWEGLDHRSSEYKQLKAERSEVMWKAVERAIGPGFSREKCEVKLVGTPLTHRRFLRRNRGTYGPAIQAGKDTFPEHSTPILQLYCCGDSTFPGIGVPAVAASGAIVANSLVSVAQHSQLLDAIGI